A stretch of Campylobacter concisus DNA encodes these proteins:
- the queC gene encoding 7-cyano-7-deazaguanine synthase QueC, with amino-acid sequence MYNFSKFKRQNMKKAVCIMSGGMDSTLCAVMAKKAGYEIVALHFDYGQRTMRREKRAFDEICKRLGVAKKLSLDVSFIAQIGGNSLTDTSMKIRKDGVEKDAPNTYVPFRNGVFISVAAALAEKEGAEAIYIGVVEEDSSGYPDCKESFIKSINEAINLGTSDSFSCQIITPLVNLSKADIVLKSLELDSPIELTWSCYESEDEACGLCDSCRLRLNGFKKANATDKIVYKNQKFFL; translated from the coding sequence TTGTATAATTTTAGCAAATTTAAAAGGCAAAATATGAAAAAAGCAGTTTGTATAATGAGTGGCGGCATGGATAGCACGCTTTGTGCGGTTATGGCAAAAAAGGCTGGTTATGAGATAGTGGCACTTCATTTTGACTACGGTCAAAGGACGATGAGGCGTGAGAAACGTGCGTTTGACGAGATATGTAAGCGACTAGGGGTTGCTAAAAAGCTTAGCCTTGATGTTAGCTTTATCGCACAAATAGGTGGAAATTCGTTAACAGATACCAGCATGAAAATAAGAAAAGATGGTGTGGAAAAAGATGCGCCAAATACCTATGTGCCTTTTAGAAATGGCGTGTTTATCTCGGTAGCTGCCGCACTTGCTGAAAAAGAGGGAGCAGAAGCTATCTATATCGGTGTCGTAGAAGAAGATAGCTCAGGATACCCAGACTGCAAAGAGAGCTTCATAAAAAGCATAAATGAGGCGATAAATTTAGGCACATCAGACAGCTTTTCTTGCCAGATCATTACGCCACTTGTAAATTTAAGCAAGGCTGACATTGTATTAAAATCGCTAGAACTTGACTCACCAATAGAGCTAACCTGGAGCTGCTATGAGAGTGAGGACGAGGCATGCGGACTTTGTGATAGCTGTAGGCTAAGGCTAAATGGCTTTAAAAAGGCAAATGCTACTGATAAAATCGTATATAAAAATCAAAAATTTTTCTTATGA
- the yihA gene encoding ribosome biogenesis GTP-binding protein YihA/YsxC produces MIRPLGAKFITSSPSIKEAPSFVTSEVVFLGRSNVGKSSLINTLVNQKNLAKSSSTPGKTQLINFFEAEFCEQKDEQEEKDKFKLILVDLPGFGYAKVAKSKHDEWRKNLDEFLKFRSDIRLFIHLIDARHFDLDIDVNVDAYLKSFLRADQKILNLYTKSDKLNQSQKSAVMKFDPSGILVSTLNKSGIEKAREAIINNALGR; encoded by the coding sequence GTGATAAGGCCACTAGGTGCTAAATTTATTACATCAAGTCCAAGTATAAAAGAGGCTCCAAGCTTCGTAACAAGCGAAGTTGTCTTTTTGGGTAGATCAAATGTTGGTAAAAGTAGCCTCATAAATACACTTGTAAATCAAAAAAATCTAGCCAAAAGCTCATCGACTCCTGGCAAAACTCAGCTTATAAATTTTTTTGAGGCCGAGTTTTGTGAGCAAAAAGACGAGCAGGAAGAAAAAGATAAATTTAAGCTCATTTTGGTTGATTTGCCAGGCTTTGGCTATGCAAAAGTAGCAAAGTCAAAGCATGATGAATGGCGTAAAAATTTAGATGAGTTTTTGAAATTTAGAAGCGACATAAGGCTTTTTATACATCTAATTGATGCTAGGCATTTTGATTTAGATATAGACGTAAATGTAGATGCTTATCTAAAAAGCTTTTTAAGAGCTGACCAGAAAATTTTAAATTTATATACAAAAAGTGATAAGCTAAATCAAAGCCAAAAGAGTGCGGTAATGAAATTTGACCCAAGCGGCATCTTGGTCTCAACTCTTAATAAAAGCGGTATCGAAAAGGCTAGAGAAGCTATCATAAATAACGCTCTTGGTAGATAA
- a CDS encoding LPS export ABC transporter periplasmic protein LptC translates to MVVKIFYFVVAIFSVVMIFLAAQDPYLANVLKIDTKISNMQINDVIDYEINSTKISGVYEADELNRYNDKDEFLSFKAKILRGNLKHFLSSDKAISQNDEIIFQKNAKYENNDSLRFISDEVIYGTKTKIVRSEANFTLIRNNDKALGESGSYDLGKKQTQVKGLRAWVEENQRF, encoded by the coding sequence TTGGTTGTAAAAATTTTCTACTTCGTCGTGGCAATTTTTAGTGTCGTGATGATATTTTTGGCAGCTCAAGATCCATACCTTGCAAATGTTTTAAAGATCGACACAAAGATATCAAATATGCAGATAAATGATGTGATAGATTATGAGATAAATTCCACAAAAATAAGCGGAGTCTACGAGGCTGACGAGCTAAATAGATACAATGATAAAGATGAATTTTTGAGTTTTAAAGCAAAAATTTTAAGAGGAAATTTAAAACATTTTCTAAGCTCAGACAAAGCAATCTCACAAAACGACGAAATCATCTTTCAAAAGAATGCAAAATACGAAAACAACGATAGTTTGAGATTTATAAGTGACGAAGTGATATATGGAACAAAAACAAAGATAGTAAGATCTGAAGCAAATTTCACGCTCATAAGAAATAATGATAAGGCACTGGGTGAGAGTGGAAGCTATGATCTTGGCAAAAAACAAACGCAGGTAAAAGGGTTAAGGGCATGGGTAGAAGAAAATCAGCGATTTTAG
- the hisB gene encoding imidazoleglycerol-phosphate dehydratase HisB: MLELTRNTKETQISMKLKIYGSGIAKIDTGIGFFDHMLEAFTKHSLLDLEISCKGDTYVDFHHSVEDVGIVLGQLLKEALYPLSGVERFGEASVVMDEAAVFCTLDLSNRAYLVYENFNENAKVGEFDTELVEEFFRAVAINSAITLHLNQIRGKNTHHIIEVTFKSFAVALRRALAKNARIGTPSTKGVL, encoded by the coding sequence ATTTTAGAGCTAACTAGAAATACAAAAGAGACACAAATCTCAATGAAGCTTAAAATTTATGGCTCTGGTATTGCAAAGATAGATACTGGCATTGGCTTTTTTGACCATATGCTTGAAGCTTTTACAAAGCATTCTTTGCTTGATCTTGAAATTTCATGCAAGGGCGACACGTATGTGGATTTTCACCACAGCGTTGAGGATGTAGGCATAGTTTTGGGTCAGCTTTTAAAAGAGGCCTTGTATCCTTTAAGTGGTGTTGAGAGATTTGGCGAGGCAAGCGTTGTTATGGATGAGGCGGCTGTTTTTTGCACACTAGATCTTAGCAATAGAGCCTATCTTGTATATGAAAATTTTAATGAAAATGCCAAGGTTGGCGAGTTTGACACGGAGCTTGTGGAAGAGTTTTTTAGAGCAGTTGCGATAAATTCAGCCATCACTCTTCATCTAAATCAAATTCGTGGCAAAAATACTCATCACATCATCGAAGTAACATTTAAATCATTTGCCGTCGCACTTCGTAGAGCGCTTGCTAAAAACGCAAGGATAGGCACACCAAGCACAAAAGGCGTTTTATGA
- the mrdA gene encoding penicillin-binding protein 2 translates to MRMRIVFSVIALFWIILLGRIYHLSINSNTYYNEIAEQNAIKTIYIPPVRGIIFDAHDKPMAVNRLGFSVSIRPHLSTNKKVKILDDELAYIGSLFSDLNVTKLKNEYIKNDSAYNQDFINVVEFIDYDKFLPFFASLSLRENLEIRPASKRHYPYNDLASHIIGYVGRANQKDMDNDPLTKLTNYIGRSGVERFYNPILQGIQGFKKIKVNALNEEIEQINYQAPQSQNIKLAVDLELQQFVADVFGKDAGSVIVMSLKDGAIIAAGSFPEYDLNPFVLGISQPEWEELVKNVDHPFTNKLINGLYPPGSVVKMGMALAFLDNGMSKYDSFFCSGSYELGGRKFRCWNSHGHGNVNMNTAIRESCDDYFYKGSQKIGIDAIVPILERMGFGRKTEVDLPNEFVGTLPSREWKMRKYGKAWFQGETLITSIGQGNFLVTPMQVAKYTAGLATGLNVTPHFLKSIDGKDVDFTPTDDAFTPFEKSQLPAIRHAMYEVANHPRGTANRHFIGSLVKVAAKTGTAQVVGISQTEKKRMKEEDMAYLQRSHAWMTTYAPYEDPQYVITMVIEHGGHGGSAAGPKIAQIYNKLVEMGYINLEKIQSDQNKKQDNKKK, encoded by the coding sequence ATGAGGATGCGCATCGTCTTTAGTGTGATCGCTCTTTTTTGGATTATACTTTTGGGACGAATTTATCACCTAAGCATAAACTCAAATACTTACTACAACGAGATCGCGGAGCAAAACGCGATAAAGACTATTTATATTCCGCCAGTTAGGGGCATTATTTTTGACGCACATGATAAGCCAATGGCTGTTAATCGTCTTGGCTTTTCAGTATCCATTAGACCTCACTTAAGTACTAATAAAAAGGTAAAAATTTTAGATGATGAGCTAGCTTACATTGGCTCACTATTTAGCGATCTAAATGTTACAAAGCTTAAAAATGAATACATAAAAAATGACTCAGCTTATAACCAAGATTTTATAAATGTGGTCGAATTTATTGATTATGATAAATTTTTACCATTTTTTGCATCACTTTCTTTGCGTGAAAATTTAGAGATAAGGCCCGCTTCAAAACGCCACTATCCGTATAACGATCTAGCTTCTCACATCATCGGCTACGTTGGTAGGGCAAATCAAAAAGATATGGATAATGATCCTTTGACAAAGCTTACAAATTACATTGGAAGAAGTGGCGTGGAGCGGTTTTATAATCCGATCTTACAAGGAATTCAAGGGTTTAAAAAGATAAAGGTAAATGCCCTAAATGAAGAGATCGAACAGATAAACTATCAAGCACCACAAAGTCAAAATATCAAGCTTGCAGTCGATCTTGAGCTTCAGCAGTTTGTGGCCGATGTCTTTGGCAAGGATGCAGGAAGCGTTATTGTTATGAGTCTAAAGGACGGTGCTATCATCGCAGCAGGAAGCTTTCCTGAGTATGATCTAAATCCATTTGTGCTTGGAATTTCTCAGCCTGAATGGGAAGAGCTTGTAAAAAACGTCGATCATCCTTTTACAAACAAGCTAATAAACGGCCTTTATCCGCCAGGATCTGTCGTAAAAATGGGTATGGCACTTGCGTTTTTGGATAATGGCATGAGTAAATACGATAGCTTTTTTTGTAGTGGCTCGTATGAGCTTGGAGGGCGTAAATTTCGCTGCTGGAACTCTCACGGACATGGAAATGTTAATATGAATACGGCAATTAGAGAGAGCTGTGATGATTATTTTTATAAAGGTAGTCAAAAGATAGGGATCGACGCTATTGTGCCGATACTTGAACGTATGGGTTTTGGTAGAAAAACCGAGGTTGATTTGCCAAATGAGTTTGTGGGGACTTTGCCAAGTAGAGAGTGGAAGATGAGGAAGTATGGCAAAGCGTGGTTTCAAGGTGAGACCCTTATCACTTCTATCGGACAGGGAAATTTCTTAGTCACGCCTATGCAAGTGGCAAAATATACAGCTGGCCTTGCAACTGGGCTAAACGTGACTCCACATTTTTTAAAGAGCATTGATGGCAAGGATGTTGATTTTACGCCGACCGATGATGCTTTTACACCGTTTGAAAAATCACAGTTACCAGCCATTAGGCATGCAATGTATGAAGTGGCAAATCACCCAAGAGGCACGGCAAATAGGCATTTTATTGGAAGCCTAGTTAAAGTTGCTGCAAAGACAGGTACTGCCCAGGTCGTTGGAATTTCTCAAACTGAAAAGAAACGTATGAAAGAAGAGGATATGGCGTATTTGCAAAGATCTCATGCGTGGATGACTACATATGCGCCCTATGAAGACCCGCAATACGTTATCACAATGGTTATCGAGCATGGTGGCCATGGCGGAAGTGCGGCTGGGCCAAAAATCGCTCAAATTTATAATAAACTCGTTGAAATGGGATATATAAATTTAGAAAAAATCCAAAGCGATCAAAATAAGAAACAAGACAATAAGAAAAAATAA
- the lptA gene encoding lipopolysaccharide transport periplasmic protein LptA translates to MGRRKSAILAVILGFTFLNAEQVEITSNDFFADENKQTSEFVGNVNIKKGSFDELKADKVVVYFDKKRQPIKYVATGNARAKIFIKDKHYDGKGNTLTYEPAKQIYTVSGNGYLHEVETDKNVYGEKIVVNQKDGTYSVNSDEKKPVKFIFQVEEKDK, encoded by the coding sequence ATGGGTAGAAGAAAATCAGCGATTTTAGCGGTGATATTGGGTTTTACATTTTTAAATGCAGAGCAAGTTGAAATCACATCAAATGATTTTTTTGCAGATGAGAATAAGCAAACTAGTGAATTTGTAGGTAATGTAAATATCAAAAAGGGTTCATTTGATGAGCTTAAGGCGGATAAGGTGGTTGTCTATTTTGACAAAAAACGCCAGCCTATAAAATATGTGGCCACTGGCAATGCTAGAGCAAAAATTTTTATAAAAGATAAGCACTACGACGGCAAAGGCAATACTCTTACATACGAGCCAGCAAAACAGATCTATACTGTTAGTGGAAATGGCTATTTGCATGAAGTAGAAACTGATAAGAATGTTTATGGTGAAAAGATCGTTGTCAATCAAAAAGATGGCACATATAGTGTAAATAGTGATGAGAAAAAACCTGTTAAATTTATCTTTCAGGTAGAGGAAAAAGATAAGTGA
- the ybeY gene encoding rRNA maturation RNase YbeY translates to MILCEESYPEILDEICSYLTPGEVELVFIDEDEMRELNRSERGIDKTTDVLSFPLELVIHAPLGSIVINKDMVKQKANELNHSEDAETALLFTHGLLHVLGYDHEKDDGEMRQKECEVINKFELPKSLIVRSEDIRLIDLINEKKLN, encoded by the coding sequence ATGATACTTTGCGAAGAGAGTTATCCAGAAATTTTAGATGAAATTTGCTCATATTTGACACCAGGGGAAGTTGAGCTGGTGTTCATAGATGAAGATGAAATGAGAGAGCTAAATAGATCCGAGCGAGGTATCGATAAAACTACAGATGTTTTAAGTTTTCCACTTGAGCTTGTCATTCATGCACCGCTTGGCTCAATCGTCATAAATAAAGATATGGTAAAACAAAAAGCAAACGAGCTAAATCACAGCGAAGATGCTGAGACTGCACTACTTTTTACGCATGGCTTGTTGCACGTCTTGGGCTACGATCATGAAAAGGATGATGGAGAAATGAGGCAAAAAGAGTGCGAGGTTATCAATAAATTTGAGCTGCCTAAAAGCCTAATCGTAAGAAGCGAGGATATTAGACTTATTGATCTAATAAACGAAAAAAAGCTAAATTAA
- a CDS encoding septal ring lytic transglycosylase RlpA family protein gives MSYHKSLKFYIGLSFTLLVTGCSWNGAPFTPSGPTNVKGNNSASIQKATMRPYTINGKTYYPTVVSVGDKASGTASWYGPNFHGKTTSNGEIYNMYNMTAAHKTLPMNTILKVTNLRNQKSVIVRVNDRGPFVADRVLDLSKAAATKLDIIGTGTAPVSMEVIGFNEDINAVASINTQAKPTSTGIKVPNPVSPTAPTGGIIISSEQRVVGGDFMVQIGSFKNLEGANRYQREHQSIDGYKSVVRTFTIDGSTIYRVFLNGFRSEDEARDYARSGKFQGAFIVRG, from the coding sequence TTGTCATACCATAAGAGCCTAAAATTTTATATAGGACTAAGTTTTACTCTTCTAGTTACTGGTTGCTCTTGGAACGGGGCACCATTTACACCAAGTGGCCCAACTAATGTAAAGGGCAACAATTCAGCTTCTATCCAAAAAGCAACAATGAGACCTTACACGATAAATGGCAAAACATACTACCCAACCGTTGTAAGCGTTGGTGATAAGGCAAGCGGTACGGCAAGCTGGTATGGTCCAAATTTTCATGGCAAAACAACCTCAAACGGCGAAATTTATAATATGTACAACATGACTGCAGCACACAAAACTTTGCCGATGAATACGATCCTTAAAGTAACAAATTTAAGAAATCAAAAAAGCGTCATTGTTCGCGTAAATGATCGTGGACCTTTTGTGGCTGATAGAGTTTTAGACCTTTCAAAGGCGGCTGCAACTAAACTTGATATTATCGGTACAGGCACAGCTCCAGTCAGTATGGAAGTCATAGGCTTTAATGAAGATATTAATGCTGTTGCAAGCATTAACACTCAAGCAAAACCGACAAGCACTGGCATAAAAGTGCCAAATCCAGTCTCTCCGACAGCTCCAACTGGAGGTATTATTATTTCTTCAGAGCAACGAGTCGTAGGTGGAGATTTTATGGTGCAAATTGGCTCATTTAAAAACCTTGAGGGCGCAAACAGATATCAAAGAGAGCATCAAAGCATAGATGGTTACAAGTCGGTAGTTAGGACATTTACTATAGATGGCTCGACCATTTATAGGGTATTTTTAAATGGCTTTAGAAGTGAGGACGAGGCTAGGGATTATGCAAGAAGCGGTAAATTCCAAGGTGCATTTATAGTAAGAGGTTAG
- a CDS encoding KdsC family phosphatase, giving the protein MIEIIFLDVDGCLTDGKIIYNANGEELKFFDVKDGYAIESWLKLGKKVAIITGRKSAIVERRAEDLKINHVYQGVGNKFEVASEILKFEGLSFKNAAAIGDDYNDYKILNAVAWSFKPKDAIKELDVKTKLKHKGGNGAVREMIELIIKSENLYDEWSKRWL; this is encoded by the coding sequence ATGATAGAGATTATATTTTTAGATGTTGATGGCTGCCTGACTGATGGCAAGATCATATACAATGCAAATGGTGAAGAGCTTAAATTTTTTGATGTAAAAGATGGCTACGCGATAGAAAGCTGGCTAAAGCTTGGCAAAAAAGTAGCTATCATTACTGGTAGAAAGTCAGCCATCGTTGAGCGAAGGGCTGAAGATCTAAAGATAAATCACGTCTATCAAGGTGTTGGTAATAAATTTGAAGTGGCGAGTGAGATATTAAAATTTGAAGGGCTTAGCTTTAAAAACGCAGCAGCTATTGGCGATGACTACAATGACTATAAAATTTTAAATGCAGTTGCTTGGAGCTTTAAGCCAAAAGACGCGATAAAAGAGCTTGATGTAAAGACAAAACTAAAGCACAAAGGTGGCAATGGCGCGGTTAGAGAAATGATCGAGCTTATTATAAAATCAGAAAATTTATATGACGAGTGGTCTAAGCGTTGGTTGTAA